From the genome of Prosthecobacter fusiformis:
GCAGGGGACTGGACCATCCAGGATGAAGGGTTAAACCGGTACATTACAACGGTGGTTCCCTCAGTAGTTACAACGGCCGCCGATCCCGTGAACGCTGGAGAGGCGACATTCAATGCCAAAGTAAATCCTCGTGGTCTGAACGTGACCGGGGTCAAATTTCAATATTCGACAGATGCCGCATTCCTGGCTCCTCTTGAGGCAGCGGCCACATCTCCTCTCCCCGGCAGTGGTAGCTCAGATGTGGATGTATCTTATGTCCTGTCTTACCCGACAACCACTTTGCCTGGCACGATCTACTATTTCCGGGGCGTTGCTATCAATGATTACGGAACGGCCATTGCGACAGATATCCTCTCGTTTGAAGTTCCCGCCACTAGCGTAGTTACGCAGGCGGCCACTAGCATCATTCGGACTGGCCTGGTGCAGCACGAGGCGACTCTTAACGCTACAATTGACCCTAAAGGCAGTGCGATGACTGTCACGTTCGAGTATTCCACGGAGCCTCTTCTTTTCGACTCATGGCTGGTAAGCACGGTTGTTAACTCGCCCAATGCCAGCGGTGCGCGCGGCTTGGCCGTGGAGTCTGGCGGACATGCCTATTATTCCAGACGTACGCTTCATCGCATCGACCAGTTTCCTTCTGGACCAAGCATTGGCTCATCCACGGCCGGTTTTGCAGACGGTGACTTCGCTAGCGCTCGTTTCGATCATCCTGCGGCGGTGGCACTCTATAATCCAGACTCCTCCACCAAAGTCTTGTATGTGGCAGATGAGTATAACCACTGCATTCGAAAGATCGACCTCATCGCAGGGACAGTGGGCACTTTTGCAGGCTCTGGCATCGCCGGATTCGTTGAAGGTGCGGCATCTTCTGCCCGGTTCCTTTATCCGACGGGCGTCGCTGTAGATGCGGCTGGCAATGTCTATGTGGCTGATACGGGCAATCATCGAATTCGCAAAATCAGTGTCGGCTCTTCTATAGTATCGACTCTGGCTGGCACTGGCGTGGCCGGATTGACAAATGGTGCTGGCACGGCAGCCCAGTTCCGTTCACCTCAGGCCTTGGCTCTGGGTTCGGACGGTGCCATCTACCTGACAGATACCGGAAATCATCGGATCTGCAAAATCACAGCCTCTAATGAAGTGATTTCTCTGGCTGGAGACGGCACGGCTGGATTTCTGGATGATATTGACAGCGATCCCGATACCAACTCGCGATTCTCATCCCCCAACGGTATCACGGTTGATGCCTCCGGCATTGTTTACATTGCTGATAGCGGCAACCATCGCGTTCGTCGCATCGCTGTCGATGGTTCTGTAACGACGATTGCAGGTTCCGGAGTCGCCGGGAAACTGGATTCTCCGGTCAATGGCACGGGTTTGATCCCGGCCACCGCAACCCAACTTTCCGCGCCTGCGGCAATCGCCGTGGATGGTTCTGGAAACCTCTATGTGACAGAGGAAGGCAACAATCAGGATCTGAGAAAGATCACTCCTAGTACCTTAAGCACTGTCACAGTGACGCCGGACTTCATCGCCCATGGCGATCAGGCGGCGGCCAAGGCGACCCTTGTGCTATCCCCTGCAACTACCTATTACTACCGCGCTGTCGGTGACAACCGGCTTGATGGGGTGATCCAAGGTTCCATTGAGAGCTTCACGACTTACGCCGAACCGGCCATCCAGGTTTATAACGGTGCTACGACCACAGTTCCTGTCCTGAGCCAGCCCCAGGTAACTCCGGTGGATTTTGGTATCATGGCCATTGCCACTTCCAACGAAAGACAGTTCACCATTGCCAATGACGGCGGCTGGCAGCTAACAGTCAGCGCCATCCAAGTGCCTGCCGGATATTCTTATTCAGGTGGCACTGGTATTATTCCCCCAGGTGAATCCCTTACCTTTACGGTTGCCTTGACGGCCCCCGCGGCAGGCATCTACGAGGGGGACATCGTCGTGACCAGTGACGATCCAACACGTCTTAGTTTTGTTTATCCAGTGACGGGTAAAAAGGTGAACCCACCAATCATCAACTCAGTAGAACTCAGGAACCTGACTCTTACTCCGACTGGCGCAACACTCGTGGCTGATGTGGATCCTAACGGTGCGGAAACGACATTTGAGTTTGAGGTTTCTCCTGGCCCCGATTTTGAAGGTGTGCGGGTGACCACAGTAGCGGGTGCTACATCCGGTTATGCTGATGGCACCGGTACGTCGGCGCTGTTTGATGCTCCGAAGGGTTTGGTCACTGACAGTGAGGGGAATATATACGTTTCAGATACCCAGAACCACCGGATTCGCAAGATCACCGAAGCCGGAGTGGTCACTACCGTCGCAGGAACAGGAACCGCAGGCTTCATCAATGGCCCAGCTCTTTCAGCACAGTTCGATGGGCCTACAGGCATCGCCATCGGCAGTGATGGCACGCTCTACGTCGCGGATAGCAACAATCATCGTATCCGCGCCATTTCCCCCGCTGGAGAGGTGACAACATATTCCGGTACAGGCGAAGGCAGCTTTACAGATGGCCTG
Proteins encoded in this window:
- a CDS encoding choice-of-anchor D domain-containing protein, whose product is MMTPSASCAISIGSLMHTLRRQAGAWMLLLCLAGVIPLHVASAAPSAFGPPNGQGVFDITATVPVVHGAGFFEMSIDPDFGLVVSTKAGIAETSGLVNGSLAVAQFSNPGGIARDTFGNLFIADSGNNSIRMVSSTGLVSTIAGTSTYGFVDGPGFSAQFAFPSAVAVGPDGNVYVSDTNNTCIRKLTRPSVDGAPWMVTTLAGTNTSGFFDGSGSAARFSSPQGLVLDSSGNVYVADAGNHRVRKITPSGGVSTYAGSGSGAGFEDGASTSAAKFNSPYGVVLDSGGNLFVADRLNHRIRKVTPGGIVSTYAGSGTAGFADGSLTSATFNGPVALAMDAFDTLYVSDESNHLIRRVSPENGPDEVTTVAGSGVDGFADARAGLAQFNYPAGLVVTASGDLIVADSENHCLRLITASVAVAAVENPTLPEVKATINPAALEVPPGTYYFRWRAGDWTIQDEGLNRYITTVVPSVVTTAADPVNAGEATFNAKVNPRGLNVTGVKFQYSTDAAFLAPLEAAATSPLPGSGSSDVDVSYVLSYPTTTLPGTIYYFRGVAINDYGTAIATDILSFEVPATSVVTQAATSIIRTGLVQHEATLNATIDPKGSAMTVTFEYSTEPLLFDSWLVSTVVNSPNASGARGLAVESGGHAYYSRRTLHRIDQFPSGPSIGSSTAGFADGDFASARFDHPAAVALYNPDSSTKVLYVADEYNHCIRKIDLIAGTVGTFAGSGIAGFVEGAASSARFLYPTGVAVDAAGNVYVADTGNHRIRKISVGSSIVSTLAGTGVAGLTNGAGTAAQFRSPQALALGSDGAIYLTDTGNHRICKITASNEVISLAGDGTAGFLDDIDSDPDTNSRFSSPNGITVDASGIVYIADSGNHRVRRIAVDGSVTTIAGSGVAGKLDSPVNGTGLIPATATQLSAPAAIAVDGSGNLYVTEEGNNQDLRKITPSTLSTVTVTPDFIAHGDQAAAKATLVLSPATTYYYRAVGDNRLDGVIQGSIESFTTYAEPAIQVYNGATTTVPVLSQPQVTPVDFGIMAIATSNERQFTIANDGGWQLTVSAIQVPAGYSYSGGTGIIPPGESLTFTVALTAPAAGIYEGDIVVTSDDPTRLSFVYPVTGKKVNPPIINSVELRNLTLTPTGATLVADVDPNGAETTFEFEVSPGPDFEGVRVTTVAGATSGYADGTGTSALFDAPKGLVTDSEGNIYVSDTQNHRIRKITEAGVVTTVAGTGTAGFINGPALSAQFDGPTGIAIGSDGTLYVADSNNHRIRAISPAGEVTTYSGTGEGSFTDGLGTASRFFYPMGLAIDAAGILYVADRDNHRIRKVAQDGSVSTLAILGASSAPTGVGVSHDGSVYVADAGDHAILKVTAAGLVTALANSGVGTPTGIAVDDEAGKIYIADQASHVVLKMTLDGTVSNLAGIGDQGTVDNLGTLASFDTPFAVALLKSRTVVVGQLGGSIIRQITPTVIKVPAAALLTDPAGVVSLEITGLDPGIIYYYRAIAVSVGGRTVSTFPHLPIGTAFTLWQIDHFGADAANPLIAGPGASPSGDKISNLMKYALGLDPNVRLQPNDPNLPVLWYDHDTAPGYLTLTVRPDPSVTNVRFFFESSADKVNWSSAGILTTPDGSGNLKGALPYAPPQNPSPNRFLRLGIELLLP